The DNA region TtcctaaaaaaattattattttgaatacataaattaaatattgtgaaatcacaaaatgaaaaataaaataatagcatGGAgattgataataataaagacgAAATGGCGAATAAAGAGTATAATaacatattaattttattattttttatgtactATGAATAAGGCTGCCATCAAATTTTTGGATGCCATTTGGGTCCCATAGcatgtttattatatcattatacTAACGaaaccaaaaaatatatgtatgtatataacaataatttttttaatgtaacttaattttgtaacttaaatattgttttttaattggTACATTATCGGTAAATGGAATTTTAACATTAAGTTTTCCAATATCTATATTTCCAATTTTCttagaatatataattgcGTCGTGTTTTTGTTGAATGTCAATAGCGTAGCCGTTTGTACTCGCAGCAAGCTTTTGTAAAAGTATTACAGCTTTGCtcgcatttttttttgctttttcaatttcttcACGGTCTTCACATAATAGACTCGGGGGGTTCTCATGTCTTTTATTCGGACTATTAGTCACAGTGGGATTACTTttaatgtataaaaaaaggacaagaaattaattttgaaaTGATATCTTGATTACTTAATCATTATACAAGTGCATATTGCACAAATATGTATAGTTATATTAGatgtgtatattatatatatatttcttaccCAGGATTCTTTGAAGAAGTCCTTATTTGCGTCTCTTTGTTTAAAGCAGCTATTTGTTGAGCGATTTTGAGTAAAGAAGATTCGCGCGGggtaatattatatttaataggATCGGTTGAAGTAACATTATTTCCATTACCTTTGCCTGAAGTAACATTGTACTCAGTTATTACAGATATTGTAATACCATCATCAGTATTTTCGGCTGAAGTAATATTTCCTTTAAATTCGCTTGCAAGTGCTTTATTGCTGGCATATGCGAATAGGActaaaaaagcaaaaacAGTGTTCATGCACcctttattcattttgggtttgataaaaaaaaaatagggaactaaaaaaattgaaactAAACAATTGAAAACAAACAAAATTGGAACTGTCAAAattgaaacaaaaaaattgaggcataaaaaattgaaacaaaaaaattgaaacaaaaaaattgaaacaaaaaaattgaggcataaaaaattgaaacaaaaaaattgaagcAAAAGGCTTtcaagaaaattataaaaacaaatatttatttaaaaataaaaaataaatgcttaaaatataatttggataatcatttaaatggaaatttgtgaaattaataaaaattaatttatcaagtatttaattatttattttgtacgATTTATTCGGAGTTTGGAATTTTGatctcttttttatttaaattactCGTTGTAAGGCAAGAAAAGTAACTAGTATCTCACAAATAATGAGTGCCCTAAATATTATGAGTTAATTATCGGAATATGTATACaccaaaattttttaattatattatataataatatttttatgtgttACATTATGGGCATAcaaattttgaattttctcatttcataaattaaaatttaaaaaaatataaaatcttCATCATACATGGAATTGTATTAATACACACCTTTATTATAAACACATTGAAAAAAGATGTGTTACTGGATACCaaattgataatataaatataaactaGGAATacgatataaaaaatatatattatttgcatataattaaaggcaaattattaatgaatgcattattatgttagaatacatgtatattaatatatatacaaatacaATGGTGGCTagttattttcatttatttagaatataaaatatttcttttgtatttttaaatgttaaacaaattaaatttatgcTAAAATTTGCATTATTTACTATGTTGCAACTATTACaactataataataatatactaTTCATCACAACAAGcatgataatttttatatgtggCGAATTACGCTTTCtgtaatttattattatttttaatcacaatattataatatttttattttatttgatcaatctttttatttaataaattgtcTATTTGTATGTCACagcttttaattttaaattacaaTTTTCCCCAAACGAATTCTAATAATATCTTATATATGAAgctatatattaaataaatccattttaaatatttatctatACTACAATATATTCGTGTcgatatgcatatttaagTTATGTATTAAATCAAAACTGATATAACAATTTTCCCAATTTAAACGTTTTTTATGCTCAATACATAGAAAATAGTATGGGCATAAACCTTTAGGACctcataaataataaaaattttgtggttattaatattaaagatATGTCTAAATTTAtgacatatttaatattttatgtactATGTATATTAATGTTGATACGAAATATCCCAACTTCGAGGCACATTGTGGGCATACTAAAgaatttgttaaaaatatacagaACTTCTGATACAATCTTAATGATAATTCACATACCCAAGTTATGTCTATTTTATCAAACGtgtatacaattttaataatgattatgctaaaaaaatggtatatgtaaaatattccTGATCTTCccttgaaaaaaatagaccTCAAAGTTGATTCTCAGGTTTTggagaatataaaaatgagaTTTCCTCAACTGAAACTGTAACATCATTTTCTGTAATTCACCATCAAtcttaaataaattaatttcgATTCCATTTATATGTTCTGCAATATCGGTTTTTTTAGgaattatgtataatataaataataagaaattttaaaatataatattttaaacatattttcttcattacAGAATttgtgaatatataaaaagagatatacatttttaacaattatatattagtatTCATCATATGAATTCCAGAAACGCGTTCAAAGACAAAatttaatagaaaaaaaaataaagagaaaataaaacattcaTATATGATTCTAAGGATAGTAATTAACATGTTTTGGGGTGTTTCTATATTGACAGATAACttattttaaacaaaaaattgagttttataaaaatataaataataacataataGAAATTgtgacaaaaaaatacaaaacatcatttttagcaaaaaaaaaagtaacaaTCATTAATTTAAAGGAAATTCCATGCATAAAAAGATTTCCATATATCATATCACTTATGTTTAATTTacgaataaaataaacacaTGAAATGTAtacttatattaaaaatcagaaaaattgtatacAAGACAGTCTTtcttaaaaaacaaaatatattttatgatgataatttaaaatggGTATCATGTGTGAAAATGGgtttattgttttatatgaatgttacaaaattaaattgcTAAAGCGCTACTGTagaaaacatattttattaattgcCAAAGTAAGATTGTAAGGATAGCATATTCTGCATTGCTTCtatatttgcatttttacCAAATGATTTTAGGGAACGGGAAAGATTAAAATCCatctacaaaaaaaaacacaaaattagataaatatataaaatgtctcgttttttttgtgaataaatggatatattataaatatacgcATTTATTCAGAAACTATACACTTCTGATAAGTGGTAAACGAGTATAATTGgataaaaaatcataataaaataattgatgaaacaaaattattatgatattaaaatttgtatattggTTACCGAGTTGACAAAGGTAACATCAACGTgatcatctttttttttaatgaggTATCCAGATAAGTGAACAAacatcttttttaaatgtatatttttaacatcGTCAAGATCAATATCTGTGTCGAATGAGTTCATACTTTctaaaattttgtttttaaagaTTTTTGTATTGAACGGGTtgttatcatttatatttcctGAAGACATGACAATTATAGTTGTATCGTCTGATAtctacaaaattaataaaagtgtatttgaataaattgcatacaataatatgagaaatattattatatcgaAACAGAAGAGGAAATGCTTCCTTACTTGAGCTTTTTTGACTaaagcataaaaatatctttCGGATGATAACGTCTCATTTTTGTAAAGCTTTAGTACCATGAACAAATTTCTATTGTATGAACGGACAATTTTTcctaataaaaaattataattttgcatcatataaattgaaatattatgaaaattaataaataaaagacaATAAATAGAGAATATAACTACGATATTAATAAAGGAAATATATCGAATAAAGAGCGATAATCATGTATTAAACtgattaattaattattttttatataccaCTAATAAAACTCGGATCGAACTTTTTAGGGCCATTGGGATCCCACAGtatgtttattatatcattatactattagggaaaaaaaaatatatatatataattattattttattatttgagcTTAATTTgacattttaaatattggTCTGTATTTCGTACCTTATTGGGATTAGAGATTTGGAATTGGCATCTTCCAATGGGGGAACGATGCCTATCTTtcctaatatatatttttatgcctTGGGGGGTCGTAGAATGATATTTGTAATTGTCGTTAGTTGTAGCATGGTATTGTAAAAGCTGTACAGCTTCGTCCATAACTTCTCTTGCTTTATTTGTTTCTGCTGGGTTTATGCATAATAGGTGCTTgcttcttttatatatagtatccaatttaaatataacagGAATAGatctatttttaattttgaaaaaaaaaatcaatatatttgtaaaatgGCATTTTGGGATTTAATCATATGCATGTGCATATTTCTTATAATAGTACATgtaattcatatttatatattgccATATTTTCTTACGCAATACGAGGTGAAGGAGTATTGGTTAAAACGATTCTGGGTAAAGTCATTTCGGGTACATCTGATTCGAACGAAACTGTTTCAAATGAAGCTGTTTCGGATGGAGTTATTTTGGATATAGTTGTTTTGGGTGTAGTTGTTTTGGATGTAGTTGTTTTGGATGTAGTTGTTTTGGATGTAGTTGTTTTGGGTGTAGTTGTTTTGGATGTAGCTGTTTTGGATGTAGTTGTTTTGGGTGTAATTGTTTTGGGTGTAATTGTTTTGGGTGTAATTGTTTTGGATGAAGCAGCATTGTCTGCTTCATGCTCAGTTGTAAGGACTTTATCGTTCACATATATGagcaaaattaaaacaaaaaaaatttttttaacatatcCATTATTCATtcttcaattttataaataaagtactaaaaatagttatacttttttaaaaatcaaaacctcgaataaatttattattttaattataatgaagcaaaatattttcgaaaaaataaaaaaaatgcttatttaaaaaaatataaaaatattatttaagcaataaatttatataattatttgattcGCATGTTTTATCTTATTACCAAATTcaatatactttttatttaaataattacgTTACAACGCAACGTTAACCACATTGTTtcctataaataatgaatatcaaaaaatattatggcTCTTAATTTCtctaatattataatatataaaattaattattcgaattaaatatatatatacacaaatTTTGCAATATATTACCGCTGCggatatataattttatatttttatagccATTAAACTAAAATTAAAactaatatttataaagcaTTTCGCTTAtagcattatatatagatgcatatcttatttatatatacataaaaaattataatattttgacaATAGAAAATCgataatttaaacaaaaatttaagaaaataatatgaaaagtatatatttttttagcaCAATAGTTATtaacatattatttgaatatattatagaTATAATGTCAATGGGTAAACAATTATGGCAGAAATGCATTATAATAACAgctgtatataaatagtaccattgttattttttttcatttatttcgagtataaaatatttgttttggatttttaaatggtaaacaaattaaatttattctAAATTTTGCATTATTTACTATGGTTGGAAGTATTACAGctacaataataatattactaTCCATCACAGCAATAGcatgataatttttatattgtagAGAGTTACTTTTTCTGTGAtttattcttatttttaatcaaaatattataatctATTCCTTTTccgataaaaatatgactGTTGTAGTATTATAAATGTCTTTtgtaaattaatataattataaaatatattttttatatagcaaaataaattgtaaTGTATACAAattcaaattaaaaaatatataaaattatgcaaacaaatataaactaACTATGTAGTACATatacacaaaatatatatatttatttttaattataattttattgtgTTGGGATGCTCAGGGTTGATGAGTTCGGGGTTATAGTTGTGTTTTCTGAATTTGCGTTTTTGGTGGGGTTCAaggatatattattattagttttttatattttaatactaAATATGATTACCCATATATAAGAGCtcttatattatattgcGGATGTATGGCCTACGAAATGTGATCATCAAAATGTGTAATatgcttattttatttaaccaatctttttatttaataaaatgtcTTATTTGCATGTAAcaacttttaattttaaatcaCAATTCCCTCTAAACgaattataataacatcttatatataaggctatatattataataaatccattttaaatatttatctatactacaatatatttgtgtcgatatgcatatttaagttatttattaaatcaaAAGTGATATAACTATTTCCACAATTTAAGCGATTTTTATGCTCAATACTATAAAGTGATGCGAACATAAGCATTTCAGGatcttataaataataaaaattttatgattattaatatatatctaaattttatgatatatttaatattttatgtactATGTATACTAATATTGATACGAAATAGCCCAACATTGTGGTGCATTATGATAATGCTAAAGAATTTGCTATAATACACAAAACTTTTGACGGTAATCTTAATGGTAATGATAATCCACATACCCAAGTAATGTCTACTTTATCAAATATGTagacaattttaataatgattatgctaaaaaaatgttatatgtaaaaatattcctGGTTTTccaatgaaaaaaacacacCTCAAAGTTGATTCTCAGGTTTTggagaatataaaaatgaaatattctCAACTGGAACCGTAACACCTATTTCTTTAATTGCGTCATCAATcttaaacaaattaatttcaattccatttatattttctgtAATATCGGTTTTTTTAGGAATTAcgtataatataaataataagaaattttaagcatattttcttcattacAGAATttgtgaatatataaaaagagatatacatttttaacaattatatattagtatTCATTATATGAATTCCAGAAGCACTTTCAAAGACAAAatttaatagaaaaaaaaataaagagaaAATAGAGATTCATATATGATTCTAAGGATGGTAACTAACATCTTTTAGGATGTTTCTATATTGATAGATAACTTATTTTAAACAAAGAATTGAgttttatacaaatatgaacaatacATAATAGAAATTGtgacaaaaaatatacaaaacatcatttttagaaaaaaaaaagtagaaATCATTAATTTAAAGGAAATTCcatgcataaaaaaatttccaTATATCATATCACTTATGTTTAATTTacgaataaataaacacaTGAGATGTAtacttatattaaaaatcagaaaaattgtatacAAGACAATCTTtcttaaaaaacaaaatatattttatgatgataatttaaatggaCATTATGTGTGAAAATGATTTTACTGTTTTTATGTGAATATTGCAAAAGTAAAGTGGTAAAAGGATACTGTACAAAACATACTTTATTAACTATTAAAGTAATATTTTAAGTATATAATACTCTTCATTGCTTCTATATTTGCACTTTTAATAACCCATTTTAGGGGGATAAAagcattaaaatttatctataaaaaaaaaggcacaaaattatataaatatataaaatgtctcgttttttttgtgaataaataaatatattataaatatacgcATTTATTCAGAAACTATATACTTCTGATAAGTGGTAAATGAGtataattgtataaaaaatcataataaaataattgatgaaacaaaattattatgatattaaaatttgtatattggTTACCGAGTTGACAAAGGTAACATCAACGTgatcatctttttttttaatgaggTATCCAGATAAGTTAACAAACGTCTTTTTATAGTATCCATCTCTAATATCATGGCTAAGTTTAACATCTGTTTTGAATGAGTTCATACTTTCcacaattttgtttttaaaggTTTTTGTACTGGCAGGGTTGtgatcatttatatttcctGAAGACATGACAATTATAGTTGTATCTTCTGATAtctacaaaattaataaaagtggatttgaataaattgcatgcaataatataagaaatatgATTATATCGAAACAGAAGAGAAAAGACTTCCTTACGTGAACTTTTTTAGCTaaagcataaaaatatctttCGGATGATAATATCTCATTTCTGTAAAGTTTTAGTACCATTAACAAATTTCTATTGTATGAACGGGCAACTTttcctaaaaaaaattataattttgcatcatataaattgaaatattatgaaaattaacaaataaaGGGCAATATATGGAGAATATAGCCACAATAGTAATAAAGACAATATATTAAACtgattaattaattattttttatataccattaataaaattcgGATCGAATTTTCGAGCACCATTGGGATCCCATAgcatgtatattatatcatcatactattggaaaaaaaaatatatatacataattattatttttttatttgagcttaatttgatattttaaatattggTCTGTAATTCATACCCTATTGGGATTAGAAATTTGAACTTGGCATTTTTCAACGTAGGTATTCTTTCCATTCTTCCTATAATATACATCTACGCCGTCATTACTCGTGGAATGATATTTGTAGCCGGCTTTAGTTGTAGCGTagtattttaaaaactGTACAGCTTCGTCCATAACTTCTCTTGCTTTTTTTGCTTCTGCTCGATTTCTGCATAATAGATgcttactttttttatatattctatataatttatatgaagcGGGAGTGTATCtacttttaatttaaaaaaaagcaaaacaaatatgtttataaaatggCATTTTGTGATTAATCATATGAATGTGtatatttcttataatAGTGCATgcaatgcatatttatatattgccACATTTTCTTACGCAATATGAGTTGATGAAGGATTAGTTAAAACGGGGTGGGGTAAAGCTATTTCAGATGAAGTTGTTTCAGATAGAGCTGCTTCAGATGAAGCTATTTCAGGTGAGACTATTCCAGATGAAGCTATTTCAGGTGAGGCTATTCCAGATGAAGTTGCTTCATGTAGAATTGTTTCAGATAGAGCAGTTTCAGATGGAACTGTTTCAGGTAAAGTTATTTCAGATGAAGCTGCTTCAGGTAGGGTTGTTTCAGATGGTGATGTTTTGGATAAAATGGCTTTAGATCGAGGCCTTTTAGATCGAGTCTTTTTGGGTCGCGGTGTTCTGAATAAATGCGTTTCGAGTGAAGATGTTTCAGATGGTATATTTTGGGACCGggtttttttgtatttagcCCTTTTGCGTCGAGGTGCTTTGGATATAGTTTCTTCTGATGAAGATGCTTCTATTGAATCTGTCTCGGATAGAGTTATTTTGACTCGAGCTTCTTTGGGTTGAGTCTGTTCGGGTAGCGCATCATTGTCTGCTACATATTCGGCTGTAAGGACTTTGTCATTCACATATACGagcaaaattaaaacaaaaaaaattattttaacatATCCATTATTCATTCTtcgattttataaataaagtactaaaaattgttgtacttttttaaaaatcaaaacctcgaataaatttattattttaattataatcgaagaaaaatattttcgcaaaaataaaaaaaatgcatatttaaaaaaatataaaaatataaaaatataaaaatataaaaattttatttatataataaatttgtataactatttaatttatacgttttatttgattactaaatttatcatactttatttaaataatttcgTTACAACGCAACGTTAACAACATTGTTtcctataaataatgaatatcaaaaaatattatggtTCTTAACTTCTCTaacattataatatataaaattaattattcgaattaattatatataatatacaaattttgtaatatattacCACTGtggatatataattttatatttttatagccATTAAACTAAAATTAAAACTAAGATTTATAAAGCATTTCTCTTT from Plasmodium chabaudi chabaudi strain AS genome assembly, chromosome: 2 includes:
- a CDS encoding fam-a protein, whose amino-acid sequence is MNKGCMNTVFAFLVLFAYASNKALASEFKGNITSAENTDDGITISVITEYNVTSGKGNGNNVTSTDPIKYNITPRESSLLKIAQQIAALNKETQIRTSSKNPGNPTVTNSPNKRHENPPSLLCEDREEIEKAKKNASKAVILLQKLAASTNGYAIDIQQKHDAIIYSKKIGNIDIGKLNVKIPFTDNYNDIINMLWDPNGIQKFDGSLIHRKVVRVYSQNLIMMEQSNMSHTQSPPQKRYALAARVKLSNDLTVILCPSTTLNYLNDSDEEVNMKEILENTRAIETGIDPEEALTKLGANLSGFIIKKDDDEDEVDVTYINSIYDNGCVSDVFCNKKERIKKYSFIMSLEKNL
- a CDS encoding fam-a protein, with product MNNGYVKKIFFVLILLIYVNDKVLTTEHEADNAASSKTITPKTITPKTITPKTTTSKTATSKTTTPKTTTSKTTTSKTTTSKTTTPKTTISKITPSETASFETVSFESDVPEMTLPRIVLTNTPSPRIASIPVIFKLDTIYKRSKHLLCINPAETNKAREVMDEAVQLLQYHATTNDNYKYHSTTPQGIKIYIRKDRHRSPIGRCQFQISNPNKYNDIINILWDPNGPKKFDPSFISGKIVRSYNRNLFMVLKLYKNETLSSERYFYALVKKAQISDDTTIIVMSSGNINDNNPFNTKIFKNKILESMNSFDTDIDLDDVKNIHLKKMFVHLSGYLIKKKDDHVDVTFVNSMDFNLSRSLKSFGKNANIEAMQNMLSLQSYFGN
- a CDS encoding fam-a protein, which gives rise to MNNGYVKIIFFVLILLVYVNDKVLTAEYVADNDALPEQTQPKEARVKITLSETDSIEASSSEETISKAPRRKRAKYKKTRSQNIPSETSSLETHLFRTPRPKKTRSKRPRSKAILSKTSPSETTLPEAASSEITLPETVPSETALSETILHEATSSGIASPEIASSGIVSPEIASSEAALSETTSSEIALPHPVLTNPSSTHIARYTPASYKLYRIYKKSKHLLCRNRAEAKKAREVMDEAVQFLKYYATTKAGYKYHSTSNDGVDVYYRKNGKNTYVEKCQVQISNPNRYDDIIYMLWDPNGARKFDPNFINGKVARSYNRNLLMVLKLYRNEILSSERYFYALAKKVHISEDTTIIVMSSGNINDHNPASTKTFKNKIVESMNSFKTDVKLSHDIRDGYYKKTFVNLSGYLIKKKDDHVDVTFVNSINFNAFIPLKWVIKSANIEAMKSIIYLKYYFNS